Proteins encoded together in one uncultured Sphaerochaeta sp. window:
- a CDS encoding FGGY-family carbohydrate kinase encodes MKRYVLAHDLGTSGNKATLFDEQGALVESRVTPYNMEVFNSNWAEQDPSIWWNAVCSSSREVLSTINPKDVVAVSFSGQMMGCLPVDREGKPLHNALLYCDQRSTEEEQEFIQALGFDRIYQITGHRPSASYSLTKLLWIKKHRPEVYEKTYKVLQAKDYMNFLLTGEYATDYNDASGTNAFDLASLDWSQVILDAMGVPASLFPKAYPSSTKIGEVHRRASEETGIPEGTAVIVGAGDGGCASLGAGSVSFGKPYMYMGSSSWVSIASKQPLSDPEKIGFTWAHPVAGLYQPCATMQTAGGSLSWFAKTYLGNDKGKTLDSINDLAQGSVPGANGLTFLPYLLGERSPWWNTKAKGAFVGMDISTTFPDHCRALLEGVAMNQKLNFAGMLSEIPDRRVMFIGGGALNTFLRQVLSDVFGCEIVVPQFLTEATSMGAALLGGVGCGLYEDFSMIEVMNPIKEVVQPNKENTAFYEELTGQFADLYRSLEPWFNR; translated from the coding sequence ATGAAGCGATATGTCTTGGCACATGACTTGGGGACATCAGGCAATAAAGCAACACTGTTTGATGAGCAAGGAGCATTGGTAGAGAGTAGGGTGACACCCTACAATATGGAGGTGTTCAACTCCAATTGGGCTGAGCAAGACCCTTCCATCTGGTGGAATGCTGTATGCTCTTCTTCCAGGGAAGTGCTCTCAACCATCAACCCCAAGGATGTCGTAGCAGTCTCCTTCAGCGGGCAGATGATGGGTTGTCTGCCTGTGGATAGAGAAGGAAAACCGCTGCACAATGCCTTGTTGTATTGCGACCAGAGGAGTACGGAAGAGGAGCAGGAGTTTATCCAAGCGCTTGGTTTTGACCGGATTTATCAGATAACCGGGCATCGGCCCAGTGCGTCTTACTCCCTGACCAAGCTCCTATGGATCAAGAAGCATCGTCCTGAAGTGTATGAGAAAACTTACAAGGTACTCCAGGCAAAAGACTATATGAATTTTTTGCTTACCGGAGAGTATGCCACCGATTACAACGATGCTTCGGGAACCAATGCATTTGATCTTGCTTCCCTGGATTGGTCACAGGTAATCCTAGATGCAATGGGAGTTCCTGCTTCCTTGTTTCCAAAAGCCTATCCCTCCTCGACGAAGATTGGAGAGGTTCATAGAAGGGCAAGTGAGGAGACAGGAATTCCAGAGGGAACGGCTGTCATAGTTGGGGCTGGAGATGGTGGTTGTGCAAGCCTTGGTGCTGGATCTGTATCGTTTGGAAAACCCTATATGTACATGGGGTCTTCCTCATGGGTATCAATTGCCAGCAAACAACCTCTCTCTGATCCAGAAAAGATTGGTTTTACCTGGGCTCATCCAGTAGCTGGATTGTACCAACCTTGTGCAACGATGCAGACAGCAGGTGGATCACTGTCCTGGTTTGCAAAGACCTACCTTGGCAATGACAAGGGAAAGACACTGGATAGCATCAATGACCTTGCTCAGGGATCTGTTCCAGGGGCAAATGGACTTACCTTCTTGCCCTACCTCCTCGGGGAACGGTCCCCTTGGTGGAATACCAAGGCAAAAGGTGCATTTGTGGGTATGGATATCTCCACAACATTCCCTGATCACTGTCGAGCACTGCTTGAAGGTGTGGCAATGAATCAGAAGCTCAACTTTGCAGGCATGCTCTCCGAGATTCCTGACCGTCGGGTGATGTTCATAGGCGGAGGTGCCTTGAATACCTTCCTTAGACAGGTCCTCTCAGATGTCTTTGGTTGTGAGATTGTTGTACCCCAGTTCCTTACTGAGGCAACAAGCATGGGAGCGGCCTTGCTGGGCGGAGTGGGGTGTGGCCTTTATGAAGACTTTTCCATGATTGAGGTTATGAACCCTATTAAGGAAGTTGTGCAGCCAAATAAGGAAAACACAGCATTCTATGAAGAGTTGACAGGACAATTCGCTGACCTGTATCGCAGTCTTGAGCCTTGGTTCAATCGGTAA
- a CDS encoding ABC transporter permease, with protein MKLLSKKNNKFRIAEGNLLVIVIVLMVILSFATKNFFTVNNLRNLVRQTSVNGIIALGMTFVIISGGIDLSVGSVVGVASIVVAKLLVAGIGIFPAILIALLVCMLLGTLNGLIIHYGKVPPFIATLGMMQAARGIVMLLSNARMIAGLPKSFTGFAQLVFLGFPSLFFVWFLVILVTFVITTKTIFGRNIFAYGSNIEAARLSGINTAKVTVSVYAMSGLLSGIAGILMTSRLGNGIPTAGQGYEMDAIASAVVGGASLSGGSGTIIGTVLGALLISLIQNGGNLLGINAFILQIIVGVLIVASVWYDQIRKTTKN; from the coding sequence ATGAAACTGTTATCGAAGAAAAATAATAAATTCAGGATTGCTGAAGGCAACCTATTGGTTATTGTGATCGTATTGATGGTGATACTTTCGTTTGCAACGAAGAATTTTTTCACTGTCAATAATTTGAGGAATCTGGTGCGCCAAACCTCGGTCAATGGCATCATCGCTCTGGGGATGACCTTTGTTATCATCTCAGGAGGAATTGATCTGTCTGTTGGATCCGTGGTAGGGGTTGCCAGCATTGTTGTTGCGAAACTTCTGGTTGCAGGAATAGGAATATTCCCCGCTATCCTGATAGCTCTCTTGGTTTGTATGCTCCTTGGTACCCTTAATGGGCTGATCATCCACTATGGTAAGGTGCCTCCCTTCATTGCCACCTTGGGAATGATGCAGGCAGCACGTGGCATTGTCATGTTGCTCTCCAATGCCCGTATGATCGCAGGGCTCCCAAAAAGCTTTACTGGCTTCGCACAGCTGGTGTTTCTGGGCTTCCCCTCACTCTTCTTTGTTTGGTTCCTTGTCATTCTCGTTACCTTTGTAATTACTACCAAGACCATTTTTGGACGGAACATTTTTGCCTATGGAAGCAATATTGAAGCTGCAAGACTGTCGGGAATCAACACCGCAAAAGTGACCGTGAGTGTGTATGCCATGAGTGGTTTACTGAGCGGCATTGCCGGCATCCTGATGACCAGTCGTCTCGGTAATGGTATCCCCACTGCTGGGCAAGGGTATGAGATGGACGCAATCGCATCTGCAGTTGTTGGTGGAGCGAGTTTGAGTGGAGGCTCAGGAACCATCATCGGTACCGTTCTTGGTGCTTTGTTGATCTCCCTTATTCAGAATGGAGGTAACTTGCTGGGTATCAATGCTTTCATCCTGCAGATCATCGTTGGTGTCCTGATCGTAGCTTCTGTTTGGTACGACCAGATCAGAAAGACCACAAAGAACTAA
- a CDS encoding sugar ABC transporter ATP-binding protein, with amino-acid sequence METRPFLELKGISKQFPGVKALDNVDLTIYPGEVHALVGENGAGKSTIIKIIMGVYQEDEGTISLDGKQVTIPNVIEADRLGLAAVYQDLTLAADLSIGENFFMGQFPRKKNGMIDWNHVYSKTAETLKTLNVDVDPRLRITELSPAMQEMVAIAKTVHKKSKLVIFDEPTALLSNEEVEILFEIIKKLKASGISVIYISHRLEEIFTVSDRVTVLKDGQHVKTVPVKDTNEDQLISYMVGRSLSDMYNIEHYPKGDELLRVEDLNRGKALKNISFSVKQGEIFGLFGLVGSGRTEVVRAIYGADTIESGTIYFKGQKEVIKHPSKAISLGIGLLPEDRKHQGLALSQSINHNINLASYKAISRFNFVLGKRERERSVEYVNQLKVKTPSIHQLVGNLSGGNQQKVIIAKWLCCESKLFIFDEPTVGIDVGAKQEIYKLIEQLTKDGHAVILISSYLPEVMGLADRIGVLHEGSMPHIVEREAFSEETLLRYASGL; translated from the coding sequence ATGGAGACAAGACCATTCTTGGAATTGAAGGGAATATCCAAGCAATTTCCTGGAGTCAAGGCACTCGACAATGTGGATTTAACCATCTATCCCGGTGAGGTGCATGCATTGGTAGGGGAAAATGGTGCGGGAAAATCTACTATCATCAAGATTATTATGGGTGTTTATCAAGAGGATGAGGGAACGATTTCTCTGGATGGGAAGCAGGTTACCATACCGAATGTTATTGAAGCAGATCGCTTGGGCTTGGCAGCCGTTTACCAGGATTTGACACTTGCTGCTGACCTTTCTATTGGGGAGAACTTCTTCATGGGACAATTTCCCCGGAAGAAGAACGGAATGATTGATTGGAACCATGTGTATTCCAAGACCGCAGAAACCCTGAAAACACTGAATGTGGATGTCGATCCAAGACTCCGCATCACCGAGCTTTCTCCTGCAATGCAGGAAATGGTTGCAATCGCAAAGACTGTTCACAAGAAATCGAAGCTGGTCATCTTTGATGAACCAACTGCCTTGTTGAGCAATGAAGAAGTAGAAATATTGTTTGAGATCATCAAGAAGCTGAAAGCTTCCGGCATCTCGGTTATTTACATATCTCACCGCCTGGAGGAAATCTTTACCGTCTCTGATCGCGTGACGGTGCTCAAGGATGGGCAGCATGTAAAGACTGTTCCTGTCAAGGATACAAATGAAGACCAGTTGATTTCCTACATGGTCGGACGTTCACTCTCTGACATGTACAATATCGAACACTATCCCAAAGGGGATGAGTTGTTGCGGGTTGAGGATCTGAATCGTGGTAAAGCACTGAAGAATATCTCTTTCTCTGTGAAGCAAGGAGAAATCTTTGGATTGTTCGGCCTCGTCGGTTCAGGACGAACCGAGGTTGTCAGGGCCATTTACGGGGCAGATACCATTGAGAGTGGTACCATCTATTTCAAGGGGCAGAAGGAAGTGATCAAGCATCCTTCAAAGGCCATCTCCTTGGGGATTGGACTGTTGCCGGAGGACCGGAAACACCAAGGCCTTGCCTTGAGCCAATCCATCAATCACAACATCAATCTAGCATCCTATAAAGCAATCTCAAGATTCAATTTTGTATTGGGGAAGAGAGAGCGGGAGCGATCAGTAGAGTATGTAAACCAATTGAAGGTAAAGACACCTTCAATCCATCAGCTGGTAGGGAACCTCTCAGGGGGAAACCAACAGAAGGTGATCATTGCCAAATGGCTCTGCTGCGAAAGCAAACTGTTCATTTTTGATGAACCAACAGTAGGTATTGATGTCGGGGCAAAACAAGAGATCTATAAGTTGATCGAGCAATTGACGAAGGATGGGCATGCAGTCATTTTGATTTCCTCGTACCTTCCTGAGGTCATGGGGCTTGCCGATAGAATTGGGGTTTTGCATGAGGGATCAATGCCACACATTGTTGAACGAGAAGCATTCAGCGAGGAAACCTTGCTGAGATACGCATCAGGTTTGTGA
- a CDS encoding ABC transporter substrate-binding protein: protein MKKVLCAILLVTIVMSGLFAQGAQEADGPKGEKPYEIAVIIKATDSDFWQYLLVGALNYEFENPDLVNVTTYGPPSESDIDQQIAILENVISTNPDGIVISSTSSDASVPALEMAYDKGIKIVTVDNRVNTDKVHTFLATDNTLGGSLAAEKMVEYLKKNNISTAGKKVAVVSAMAGVQVLTDRDNGFITRIKELIPSIELIPTRYVDNDIIKALSTTEDLITTYGSDLIGIFADNNHSADGVSRAIAEQGLHNKIMVTAYDSDPEEVAAIKSGAIKAIMVQDPYGMGYKGVDSAVKAIEGATLPEYVDTGVVVVEQHNVNDPEAQGILDPFTLKKY, encoded by the coding sequence ATGAAGAAAGTGCTATGTGCCATACTATTGGTCACGATCGTAATGTCCGGCTTGTTTGCACAAGGTGCACAAGAAGCAGATGGCCCAAAGGGTGAAAAACCCTATGAGATTGCAGTAATCATCAAGGCTACTGACTCTGATTTCTGGCAGTACTTGCTCGTTGGTGCTCTCAACTATGAGTTTGAGAATCCCGATTTGGTCAACGTAACGACCTACGGCCCACCCTCTGAGTCAGATATTGACCAGCAGATTGCAATCCTCGAGAACGTCATTTCGACGAATCCCGATGGTATTGTCATTTCGTCCACAAGTTCTGACGCTTCTGTCCCAGCTCTTGAGATGGCCTATGATAAGGGAATCAAGATTGTTACCGTTGACAATAGGGTAAACACCGACAAGGTGCATACCTTCTTGGCTACCGATAACACCCTTGGTGGTTCTCTTGCAGCAGAGAAGATGGTTGAGTATCTGAAGAAGAACAACATCTCCACCGCTGGAAAGAAAGTTGCTGTGGTAAGTGCAATGGCTGGTGTCCAGGTATTGACTGACCGTGACAATGGATTCATCACCCGTATCAAGGAATTGATCCCCAGTATCGAGTTGATCCCCACCAGATATGTCGACAATGACATCATCAAGGCTCTCTCCACCACTGAAGACTTGATCACCACCTATGGTAGTGACCTGATCGGTATCTTCGCAGACAACAACCACTCAGCAGACGGTGTCTCCCGTGCAATTGCAGAGCAGGGTCTGCACAACAAGATCATGGTAACTGCATACGACTCCGACCCAGAAGAAGTTGCAGCAATCAAGAGTGGTGCTATCAAGGCAATCATGGTTCAGGATCCGTACGGCATGGGCTACAAGGGCGTCGATTCAGCAGTAAAGGCTATTGAAGGTGCAACCCTTCCTGAATATGTCGATACTGGTGTAGTCGTTGTTGAGCAGCACAATGTCAATGATCCAGAAGCACAAGGTATTCTCGATCCGTTCACACTGAAAAAGTATTGA
- a CDS encoding AI-2E family transporter: MMDKKTFRSIVHLLILATVLALVVAYFSTVQAGLKKLWGLLMPLLLGIVFAYLVDIPAKWMEKRVFGKLKSPLAARVIAVFISLIFFLVLITGVLILLLPQLGLAVRQFSTNLPVLYQESVSSLEQFMHTRPELEQGFSIIEGYINTFVENLRSSSPKIADYALSLLGGAINGVVNAAIALVFSIYLLFGKRRLLSQLAYLMERFIPEKYCRTIVHVKVIANRTFGKFFTGQFVEAIILGSLCTLGMLLFRFPYALTVGSVVGMTAIIPLVGAYLGGAIGFVLLFNQGYQMALLFVLFLVILQQLEGNIIYPRVVGTSVGLPGVWVFTAVILGGGLFGIPGILFGVPFVATIYQLLKAEKEQESSVA, translated from the coding sequence ATGATGGATAAGAAAACCTTTCGCAGTATTGTACACCTTCTCATTCTCGCAACAGTCCTTGCCCTGGTGGTAGCGTATTTCTCTACTGTACAGGCAGGGCTTAAGAAGCTCTGGGGACTGCTTATGCCGCTTCTCCTTGGAATTGTGTTCGCTTACCTTGTTGACATACCTGCCAAGTGGATGGAAAAACGAGTCTTTGGGAAGCTGAAGAGTCCTCTTGCAGCTCGGGTTATCGCGGTATTCATCTCCCTCATATTCTTCTTGGTGTTGATCACTGGGGTGTTGATTCTGTTATTGCCCCAGTTGGGATTAGCCGTCAGGCAGTTCAGTACCAATCTACCGGTTCTCTATCAGGAGTCAGTGTCCTCACTGGAACAGTTCATGCATACCCGCCCTGAGCTTGAACAGGGATTTTCCATCATTGAAGGGTATATAAACACCTTCGTTGAAAATTTGCGATCTTCATCTCCCAAGATTGCAGATTATGCACTCTCACTCCTAGGGGGAGCGATCAATGGTGTTGTGAACGCTGCAATTGCCCTGGTTTTCAGTATTTACCTGCTCTTTGGCAAGCGAAGGTTGTTGTCCCAGCTTGCATACCTGATGGAACGTTTTATCCCTGAGAAGTATTGCAGAACGATTGTGCATGTGAAAGTGATTGCCAACAGAACGTTTGGTAAGTTCTTCACGGGTCAGTTCGTGGAAGCAATCATCTTGGGCTCTCTTTGTACACTGGGGATGTTGCTCTTCCGCTTCCCCTATGCCCTGACCGTTGGTTCTGTGGTGGGTATGACAGCCATCATCCCACTGGTTGGAGCCTATCTTGGAGGGGCAATCGGATTCGTTCTCCTCTTCAACCAAGGGTATCAGATGGCTCTTTTGTTTGTACTCTTCCTGGTTATCCTCCAACAACTGGAAGGAAATATCATCTACCCCAGGGTAGTGGGCACTTCTGTAGGACTTCCAGGGGTATGGGTGTTCACTGCAGTCATTCTAGGGGGCGGCCTGTTTGGTATTCCTGGTATCTTGTTTGGGGTACCGTTTGTTGCAACCATCTATCAGTTGCTGAAAGCGGAAAAGGAACAAGAGAGTTCTGTTGCTTGA
- a CDS encoding asparaginase domain-containing protein, giving the protein MAQDVRIITTGGTFDKQYDAISGELTFRESQLPRLLNQARCTLSIHLEGPLAIDSLFMTDGQREEIAQTCVHSPEEKIVVVHGTDTMCRTASVIAEALKEDTSKTVVLTGAMIPYSLENSDAVFNLGCALTAVQLLPPGVYITMSGRVFLHDNCRKNRDKGVFEAIS; this is encoded by the coding sequence ATGGCACAGGATGTTCGGATTATTACCACAGGGGGAACGTTCGATAAGCAGTACGATGCTATCAGCGGCGAATTGACTTTCAGGGAGTCCCAACTGCCAAGATTACTGAATCAAGCTCGTTGTACATTGAGTATCCACCTGGAAGGGCCATTGGCAATTGACAGCCTCTTCATGACCGATGGACAGAGGGAAGAGATAGCCCAAACCTGTGTACATAGTCCTGAAGAGAAAATCGTAGTCGTTCATGGCACTGACACCATGTGCAGAACTGCATCCGTTATTGCTGAGGCACTGAAAGAGGATACAAGTAAAACAGTGGTATTAACAGGAGCCATGATCCCCTACTCCCTGGAAAATTCTGATGCTGTATTCAATCTGGGTTGCGCTCTTACCGCTGTCCAGCTCCTTCCACCCGGGGTATACATCACCATGAGTGGAAGGGTCTTTCTGCATGACAACTGCAGGAAAAACAGGGACAAAGGGGTGTTCGAGGCTATCTCCTAG
- a CDS encoding Gfo/Idh/MocA family oxidoreductase produces the protein MKKIHVAIIGLGKISGIYLENLSGMFKKQVELVGVTDLIQERAKEIAETYQIKQYASVEELLGDPSVELVLNLTTPQSHFALCKQVLEAGKHVYVEKPLSLTAKEASALVQLAKEKHLVLGGAPDTFLGAGIQTCRKLIDDGWIGRPVAASAFMMNHGHESWHPDPEFYYQTGGGPLFDMGPYYITALVNLLGPVQSVAGYAQKSFSERIITSEPKQGKVIDVEVDTHIAGLLQFVSGCVATLVTSFDVWKHSMPRIEIYGTEGSLRVPDPNTFGGPISYCRMGEKEWTDIPLLFDYLENSRGLGIADIAEAIERGSEHRASGDLTRHVVDVMESILKASHEHAQVQLSSTCEQPSPRR, from the coding sequence ATGAAAAAAATACATGTAGCGATCATCGGTTTGGGAAAGATCAGCGGGATTTATCTGGAGAACTTGAGCGGAATGTTCAAGAAGCAGGTGGAGCTGGTCGGTGTGACTGACCTGATCCAGGAGCGAGCAAAAGAGATTGCTGAGACCTACCAGATAAAACAGTATGCATCAGTTGAGGAACTTCTGGGAGATCCCTCTGTGGAACTGGTGCTTAATCTAACCACTCCCCAAAGTCATTTTGCTCTCTGTAAGCAAGTACTGGAAGCCGGAAAGCATGTCTATGTGGAGAAGCCACTTTCTCTTACAGCAAAGGAAGCCTCTGCCTTGGTACAGCTTGCCAAGGAAAAACACCTTGTACTTGGGGGTGCCCCTGATACTTTCCTCGGAGCTGGAATCCAGACCTGCCGAAAGCTTATAGATGATGGATGGATTGGCCGGCCGGTGGCAGCCTCAGCATTCATGATGAACCATGGCCATGAGAGTTGGCACCCAGACCCAGAATTCTATTACCAGACTGGTGGTGGTCCACTCTTTGATATGGGGCCCTATTACATTACTGCACTGGTCAATCTGCTTGGTCCTGTCCAATCAGTTGCAGGATATGCACAGAAGAGCTTCTCCGAGCGGATAATAACCAGTGAGCCAAAGCAGGGAAAGGTGATTGATGTAGAGGTGGATACACATATCGCAGGTTTGCTGCAATTTGTTTCTGGATGCGTTGCCACCTTGGTGACCAGCTTTGATGTGTGGAAGCACAGTATGCCGAGGATTGAAATCTATGGAACTGAAGGTTCACTCCGTGTCCCCGATCCCAATACCTTTGGGGGGCCCATCTCTTACTGCAGGATGGGTGAGAAAGAGTGGACGGATATACCACTACTCTTTGACTACCTTGAGAACTCTCGCGGTCTTGGTATCGCCGATATCGCTGAGGCAATTGAGCGTGGCAGTGAACATCGAGCCAGTGGAGATTTGACTCGGCATGTTGTTGATGTCATGGAGAGTATCCTGAAAGCATCTCATGAACATGCACAGGTTCAGCTCTCATCAACATGTGAGCAGCCTTCTCCTAGGAGATAG
- a CDS encoding ThuA domain-containing protein, with amino-acid sequence MSDTRKALLLVGGWDGHEPELVAERFATYLEEEGFEVRKERDLEVLQNREYLFSLDLFVPVWTMGTFESKQTGILADAIASGVGVAGCHGGMCDAFRTNVLWQFIMGGNWVAHPGSDGVPYEVNIKQSSSPLVANIKDFSLSSEQYYLHVDPAVEVLATTKFPTVDWYHSTNGVVQMPVVWTKKWGHGRVYYNSLGHHNDIFDIPEAWELMKRGLLWAADGKRIAKEQNLDIEMFSSDRKMF; translated from the coding sequence ATGTCGGATACCAGAAAAGCATTGTTACTTGTTGGTGGTTGGGATGGTCATGAGCCCGAATTGGTTGCTGAGCGATTTGCTACCTATCTGGAAGAAGAGGGCTTTGAGGTTCGCAAGGAACGTGATCTTGAGGTTCTTCAGAATAGAGAGTACCTATTCAGTCTGGACCTCTTTGTTCCAGTATGGACCATGGGGACGTTCGAAAGCAAACAGACGGGAATTCTTGCGGACGCCATAGCCAGTGGAGTAGGAGTTGCAGGGTGTCATGGTGGCATGTGTGATGCCTTCAGGACCAACGTGCTTTGGCAGTTTATCATGGGAGGCAACTGGGTTGCTCATCCCGGATCTGACGGTGTTCCCTATGAAGTGAATATCAAGCAGAGCTCCAGCCCGCTGGTAGCTAATATCAAGGACTTCTCTCTCTCCAGTGAGCAATATTACCTCCATGTTGATCCGGCAGTGGAAGTCTTGGCCACTACCAAGTTTCCCACTGTTGACTGGTATCACTCAACCAATGGGGTTGTGCAAATGCCGGTGGTTTGGACCAAGAAATGGGGGCATGGAAGGGTCTATTACAACTCACTCGGGCACCATAATGATATCTTTGACATTCCCGAGGCCTGGGAGTTGATGAAGAGAGGTCTGCTCTGGGCTGCGGACGGAAAAAGGATTGCCAAGGAGCAGAATCTGGATATAGAGATGTTCTCAAGTGATAGGAAGATGTTCTGA
- a CDS encoding glucose 1-dehydrogenase, with the protein MQRNPFDLTGKNALVTGSSQGLGWGMAKGLAEAGAFVILVDINPKVVEKAEKLREQGMQAEAVICDLLDRSKRTELKQTVEKRLEGKLDIIVNNAGIQIRHPALEFPIEDWDKVIELNLTSVFDLAQWAGNLMVKLGKGKIINIASVNSVAAGINTVAYCSAKGAVMQMTKTMANELSSLGINVNCIAPGYMATPINTALVNDEARFAELSQRIPAKRWGQPEDMAGAAVYLASDASDYVCGVLLPVDGGYLSR; encoded by the coding sequence ATGCAGAGAAATCCGTTTGATCTAACAGGAAAGAACGCACTTGTCACTGGATCATCCCAAGGATTGGGATGGGGAATGGCAAAAGGACTTGCTGAGGCTGGAGCCTTTGTCATACTGGTGGATATCAACCCAAAAGTAGTGGAGAAAGCTGAGAAACTGAGAGAGCAGGGTATGCAAGCAGAAGCTGTTATCTGCGACTTGCTTGACCGATCTAAGCGTACTGAGCTGAAGCAAACAGTTGAAAAAAGGCTGGAAGGGAAGCTGGATATCATTGTCAACAATGCTGGTATCCAGATACGACATCCTGCCTTGGAGTTCCCTATCGAAGATTGGGACAAGGTGATCGAACTCAACCTGACCAGTGTCTTTGACTTGGCCCAGTGGGCTGGTAACCTGATGGTGAAATTGGGAAAGGGAAAGATCATTAATATTGCTTCGGTGAACTCGGTTGCTGCGGGAATCAATACCGTTGCCTATTGCTCGGCTAAGGGAGCAGTGATGCAGATGACTAAAACGATGGCTAACGAGCTTTCTTCCTTGGGCATCAATGTGAACTGTATTGCCCCTGGATATATGGCAACTCCGATCAATACGGCCTTGGTGAATGATGAAGCGCGGTTTGCTGAGCTGAGTCAGCGAATTCCAGCCAAACGCTGGGGACAGCCGGAAGATATGGCAGGAGCGGCAGTGTATCTTGCCAGTGACGCCTCTGACTATGTGTGTGGCGTCCTGCTTCCTGTCGATGGTGGATATCTGAGTAGATAG
- a CDS encoding transaldolase family protein — translation MNYLEWLSSGTDSIWWHDSANIEEQERAFSYGAVGMTTNPFLVNQTLQAYPEVWKDRVLSLAKNKKGDEKALALIKAVTGHYAELFTSMHENGKFGHGYVCAQTSPLKTGDYSYMLAQAKQYAAWYKNVVIKLPATKAGIKAYEECVALGFNVAATVSFTVPQVLKVAEAAKRGKERARKAGIKEPLSIAVLMVGRLDDYLRDVAQDQESLVSESDIRQAGTACIKKAYKLFAERGYDTVLMPAGCRGAYHVTALSGAKMIMSISKGIQDELLREEGPYETQIGRPVEQDVIDRLMTLDEFRKAYEENGMDEEAFITFGSCNRTTDQFINDGWKPLLSYEV, via the coding sequence ATGAATTATCTAGAATGGCTTTCCAGTGGGACAGACTCAATATGGTGGCATGACTCTGCCAATATTGAAGAACAAGAGCGAGCATTTTCTTATGGAGCGGTTGGGATGACCACCAATCCCTTCCTGGTAAACCAGACACTACAGGCGTATCCAGAGGTGTGGAAGGATCGTGTACTGTCTCTTGCCAAGAATAAGAAGGGCGATGAAAAAGCACTCGCTTTGATCAAAGCGGTCACTGGCCACTATGCAGAATTGTTTACTTCCATGCATGAGAACGGGAAATTCGGACATGGATATGTCTGTGCGCAGACCAGTCCACTCAAGACTGGAGATTATTCTTATATGCTCGCTCAAGCGAAGCAGTATGCAGCTTGGTATAAGAACGTAGTCATCAAACTTCCTGCAACCAAGGCAGGTATCAAGGCATATGAAGAGTGTGTCGCCCTCGGTTTCAATGTTGCTGCAACAGTGAGTTTCACCGTTCCCCAGGTACTCAAGGTAGCCGAGGCTGCAAAACGGGGAAAGGAACGTGCAAGAAAGGCAGGCATCAAGGAACCTCTTAGCATTGCAGTCTTGATGGTCGGTCGTCTGGATGATTACCTGAGGGATGTTGCCCAAGATCAAGAGTCCCTAGTCAGTGAGTCGGATATCAGGCAAGCAGGTACAGCCTGTATCAAAAAAGCATACAAACTTTTTGCAGAGAGGGGCTATGATACCGTTCTTATGCCTGCAGGTTGCCGTGGCGCATATCATGTAACGGCACTTTCGGGGGCAAAAATGATTATGTCCATCTCCAAAGGAATTCAGGATGAATTGCTTAGAGAGGAAGGTCCGTATGAAACACAGATCGGCAGACCTGTAGAGCAGGATGTCATCGACCGTTTGATGACCCTCGATGAGTTTCGGAAGGCTTATGAAGAGAATGGTATGGATGAAGAAGCATTCATCACCTTCGGAAGCTGCAACCGAACCACCGACCAGTTCATAAACGATGGATGGAAGCCGTTGCTCTCCTATGAGGTATAG